In Deltaproteobacteria bacterium, the sequence CGTCACCGGGACGCCCGCGCGGTAGCGGATCTCGTAGCCCGCGACGGTCCCGACGTCACCGTCGTTGCCCGGCGCGATGAACTGGGCGGTCACCCGCGTCGGCGCAACGGCGACCGCCTCGAACTGATCGGGCGCCCCGGGGTCGAGCGCGTCGTCGGTCGGCCGCGTCGTCACGCGGAAGCGGAACGCGTCGCCGCCGTCGACCGTGAGCAACAGCCGCGACGCGCCGGAGCCGTCGACGCCCTCGGTGATCGTGCCGTCCGGCGCGCGCAGCCGCCCGTCGATCCCGTCGGGGTCGCCGTAGCCCGCGTAGTCGGCGGTCGACGCCACCTCGGGCGCGCCCGGGCCGATCGAAAACGGCACGCGATAGACGACCGACGGCTGGCCGCGATACGCCAATCCGTACTCCGACCACGGGATGCCGGTGGGCGACGGAAAGTCGTAAAACTCGTTCTGATCGAACTCCTTGGACACCTCGATCCACGCGACATAGTCGCCGTCGACCATCTCGTCCGGCAGCGCGTAGACGATCTTGTGCAGCATCCCGCCGACCGGGGTCGCCCGCGAGACGGCATCGAACGGGTTGAGCGCCGCGAACTGGCGGACGTCGTCGTCGTCGGTCCCCTCGACGTAGCTGTGGTCGGTCCGCGGCGGGTACAGCGAGGTCTCCGTGTCGGAAAACCGCCCCTTGTCGGTGTAGACGATGGACGCGCAGGTCTGGGTGTCCCACGCCGACTCGCCCGGCTTGAGCGGACGGCAGTAGAACGCATCGCGCGACGACTGGGCGAGCGGGTGCGACAGGTTCGTCTCGTCCAGGTTCTGAAAGACGACCTTCGGGAACGTGTAGCCGTGGCGGTGCGCCCACACCGGAAACGTCGTCTCCCGCCGCCCGTAGGGCCACAGCCACGCGCTGTTGAACTCCATCATGCCGGGGCGGTTGCCCAACCCGTAGGTGCCCGTGCGCTGCGTGATGAACACCGTGTCGACGTAGTTGCCGGCGGCGTCCTCGATCCACAAGACGATCTGCAGGTCGTCGGCCGGCGTGAAGTGGAACTCGACGACCCGACATTGCTGCGCGGCGGCGAACGCCGGCGCGCCGAGGACCGCCGCGAGCGCGACCAGCCCGGCGGCCAGTCGCAGCCGGCAGAGCCGGCCCGCTCGCCTGACGTCAAGATGGGGCACGACCGTTCGATTATGCGGCCCGCGCGGCCGGGTTCAACCGCGCCGGCGCCGGT encodes:
- a CDS encoding fibronectin type III domain-containing protein encodes the protein MPHLDVRRAGRLCRLRLAAGLVALAAVLGAPAFAAAQQCRVVEFHFTPADDLQIVLWIEDAAGNYVDTVFITQRTGTYGLGNRPGMMEFNSAWLWPYGRRETTFPVWAHRHGYTFPKVVFQNLDETNLSHPLAQSSRDAFYCRPLKPGESAWDTQTCASIVYTDKGRFSDTETSLYPPRTDHSYVEGTDDDDVRQFAALNPFDAVSRATPVGGMLHKIVYALPDEMVDGDYVAWIEVSKEFDQNEFYDFPSPTGIPWSEYGLAYRGQPSVVYRVPFSIGPGAPEVASTADYAGYGDPDGIDGRLRAPDGTITEGVDGSGASRLLLTVDGGDAFRFRVTTRPTDDALDPGAPDQFEAVAVAPTRVTAQFIAPGNDGDVGTVAGYEIRYRAGVPVTPDDFDDPDMIDVAPIPPEEAGSLQEVTFDNLVPNTNYYFAIRAFDECLNYGPIAVLHVRTPRREAGEVDACFVATAAYGSPLEAHVADLRAMRDVALRTHVAGELAVAAYYTFGPAFAAAIRPSDTLRALAREALAPVVAAARAITATARRPLLGRRASRSRR